A region of Bacteroidota bacterium DNA encodes the following proteins:
- a CDS encoding AAA family ATPase has product MQNPEFQIAEQFALQTNRSFFLTGKAGTGKTTLLKQIAAKTSKNIAIVAPTGVAAINAGGVTIHSMFSLPLTSFIPTNDSVDLNLVTNRRRLLDNHMKFRKEKVKVLRELELLIMDEVSMVRADILDAIDFTLRTVRRNPEPFGGLQVMLIGDMHQLPPVVKDNEWAILKQYYSAPYFFNSQVWDKLDAMQIELKQIYRQSDRKFLSLLQNIRDQRMEEDDYEQLKERYQPNFKPTEEGYILLSTHNKKADSVNQQELGNLMGRTHLFEAKVTGEFPDNMFPCERVLQLKEGAQVMFIRNDVETGKYFNGKLAVVKNIEGENITVTFNDNQEEFTLHRETWENISYSVENGTDKIKEDELGTFSQFPLRLAWAITIHKSQGLTFDKVIIDAGHSFAAGQVYVALSRCRTLEGIVLHSLISQNALHGDERISSFTDSHHSTHELENTLQVAKAEYAHYLLKRLFTFIKLSDKISEWRELVMEKDIPDKEAALSLYEKIFGEIDAIQSTARKFQMQLERLLDAYNKNPRTIEELKLRCSKAIEYFTDHIFDKLILPLNEHIKELAYKSKVKKYVHHVQALEVNFWNKLNHLYDAVFMDEQLYEGPRKHSREQIAQVVSSVTSGKKETGGTYKDTLALHKQGKSADEIAAMRGLSPATIKGHFAKWIEAGDINLYDVLPSSKIELIEKTMGDTIPETMGGIKSQLGDDVEFSEIKMVISHRIWKAKEKASKQSS; this is encoded by the coding sequence ATGCAAAATCCAGAATTTCAAATTGCCGAACAATTCGCGCTTCAAACCAACCGTTCTTTTTTCCTCACCGGAAAAGCGGGTACCGGTAAGACCACCCTGCTGAAGCAGATTGCCGCGAAGACTTCCAAGAACATTGCCATTGTGGCTCCCACCGGTGTGGCAGCGATTAATGCCGGAGGGGTGACGATTCATTCCATGTTCAGCCTGCCGCTCACCTCCTTTATCCCCACTAACGATTCGGTGGATTTGAATTTAGTGACCAACCGGAGAAGACTTCTGGATAATCACATGAAGTTTCGCAAAGAAAAAGTAAAGGTGTTGCGCGAACTAGAGCTGCTCATCATGGATGAAGTGAGCATGGTGCGCGCCGACATTCTTGATGCGATAGATTTCACGCTGCGAACAGTGCGCCGGAACCCCGAACCATTTGGTGGCCTACAGGTGATGTTGATAGGCGACATGCACCAGTTGCCACCGGTAGTGAAAGACAACGAATGGGCAATCTTGAAGCAATATTATTCCGCACCCTATTTCTTCAATTCGCAGGTTTGGGACAAACTGGACGCCATGCAGATTGAGTTGAAACAAATTTATCGCCAGAGCGACCGGAAGTTTTTGAGTCTGCTCCAGAATATCCGCGACCAGCGAATGGAGGAGGATGATTACGAACAACTGAAGGAGCGTTATCAACCCAACTTCAAACCCACCGAAGAAGGATATATTCTGTTGAGCACGCACAATAAGAAAGCCGACAGCGTGAACCAACAGGAGTTAGGAAACCTGATGGGACGAACTCATCTGTTTGAAGCAAAGGTTACCGGTGAGTTTCCCGACAATATGTTTCCCTGCGAACGGGTATTGCAGTTAAAGGAAGGAGCGCAGGTTATGTTCATCCGAAATGATGTGGAGACCGGTAAATATTTTAACGGTAAGCTGGCAGTAGTGAAGAATATAGAAGGCGAAAACATCACCGTTACCTTTAATGATAATCAAGAAGAATTTACGCTGCATCGCGAAACATGGGAAAACATCAGCTACTCCGTTGAAAATGGTACCGACAAAATCAAAGAAGATGAACTGGGAACTTTCAGCCAGTTTCCCCTACGCCTCGCTTGGGCAATCACCATCCACAAAAGCCAGGGACTTACTTTTGATAAGGTAATTATTGATGCCGGTCATTCATTTGCTGCCGGTCAGGTTTATGTAGCCTTGAGCCGCTGCCGAACACTGGAAGGCATTGTGCTTCATTCGCTTATTTCGCAGAATGCTTTGCACGGTGATGAACGAATCAGTTCGTTCACCGATTCGCATCATTCTACCCATGAGTTGGAAAATACGCTTCAGGTAGCGAAGGCGGAATATGCCCATTACTTGCTCAAAAGACTTTTCACATTCATAAAACTATCCGACAAAATTTCGGAATGGAGAGAGTTAGTGATGGAGAAAGACATTCCGGATAAAGAAGCTGCACTTAGTTTGTACGAAAAGATTTTTGGGGAGATTGACGCGATTCAATCTACCGCTCGAAAATTTCAAATGCAATTAGAGCGCCTGCTTGACGCATACAATAAAAACCCGCGCACCATTGAAGAATTAAAGCTCCGTTGTTCCAAAGCCATTGAATATTTCACCGATCATATTTTCGATAAACTCATTCTACCGCTGAATGAGCATATCAAAGAACTGGCATACAAAAGTAAAGTCAAGAAATATGTACATCACGTGCAAGCCTTAGAAGTCAATTTCTGGAATAAACTGAATCATTTGTACGATGCAGTTTTTATGGATGAGCAACTTTATGAAGGACCCAGAAAGCACAGCCGCGAACAAATAGCGCAAGTGGTCAGTTCTGTCACCTCCGGCAAAAAGGAAACGGGCGGCACTTATAAAGATACGCTCGCGTTGCATAAGCAAGGTAAAAGTGCTGACGAAATCGCCGCTATGCGTGGTTTATCTCCTGCTACTATCAAAGGGCATTTCGCGAAGTGGATAGAAGCTGGCGACATCAATCTTTATGATGTATTGCCTTCTTCCAAAATTGAACTGATTGAAAAGACCATGGGGGACACGATCCCCGAAACGATGGGCGGTATCAAATCGCAATTGGGCGACGATGTGGAGTTTTCTGAAATAAAAATGGTTATCAGTCATAGAATCTGGAAGGCTAAGGAGAAAGCTAGTAAACAATCCTCCTGA